In one Lolium rigidum isolate FL_2022 chromosome 3, APGP_CSIRO_Lrig_0.1, whole genome shotgun sequence genomic region, the following are encoded:
- the LOC124695287 gene encoding probable protein phosphatase 2C 31 — protein sequence MGNGITKNPCFSGDPYATAVPSDPLPEDSHGHSFMYVPTSAAFATSASSETSFFSLSGAAISANQVTAASMPSFSLLNQMTWPQSSACTFESSRSFASVPLQAVPNRMAMSGPLQSMSSRFSETSGTASMISKSGTLDRSFSSSSSFVRPQASISHLIAERRLARSQSHNERSLVEFLARAASKLRFRGSSRLGLLSEGPADAAKTESSSDGDPRSPPKNNVQWAQGMAGEDRFHVAVSEEHGWVFVGIYDGFNGPDATDYLFANLYVAVHRELKGVLWDDNEGGEPVANADHPDGGNDSPEFYRKPTKRGRTEQLEMIDGATTGGGTTKTIQRDVLKALARALRKTEEAFFEAAEQNAEESPELGLMGSCVLVMVMKDKDVYVMNVGDSRVVLARRREADIRNIIGKARQELDGLQTVQLTAEHSTAVEEEVMRIRGQHLNDRNAIINGRVKGQLNVTRAFGAGYLKQPKWNNRLLAAFKVNYIGMDPYLNCIPSLCHHQIGPEDKFLVLSSDGLYQYFTNKEVVDQVQMFTAANPEGDPAQHLVRELLLRAARKAGMECHQLLEVPHGDRRNYHDDVSIIVISFEGRLWRSTF from the exons ATGGGCAATGGTATCACCAAGAACCCATGCTTCTCTGGGGATCCCTACGCCACTGCCGTCCCTTCGGACCCGCTCCCCGAGGATAGCCATGGCCACTCCTTCATGTACGTTCCTACAAGTGCCGCCTTCGCTACTTCGGCGTCGTCTGAGACGTCCTTCTTCTCGCTGTCCGGCGCGGCCATCAGTGCCAACCAGGTGACAGCTGCGTCGATGCCGTCGTTCAGCCTTCTCAACCAGATGACGTGGCCACAGTCGTCTGCGTGCACCTTCGAGAGCTCGCGCTCCTTCGCCTCCGTGCCGCTCCAGGCCGTGCCGAACAGGATGGCTATGTCCGGACCGCTCCAATCCATGTCCAGCCGCTTCTCCGAGACGTCCGGCACGGCATCCATGATCTCCAAGTCCGGCACGCTGGACCGCTCcttctcgtcgtcgtcctccttcgTGAGGCCCCAGGCCAGTATTTCTCATCTCATCGCTGAACGTCGTCTGGCGCGCTCTCAAAGCCACAATGAGCGATCGCTCGTCGAATTCTTGGCCAGAGCCGCTTCCAAGCTCCGGTTCCGGGGGTCCTCGCGCCTAGGCCTCCTGTCAGAGGGACCTGCTGACGCGGCAAAGACGGAGTCCTCCAGTGACGGGGACCCCCGCTCGCCGCCGAAGAACAATGTGCAGTGGGCGCAGGGCATGGCCGGCGAGGACCGGTTCCACGTGGCGGTGTCCGAGGAGCACGGGTGGGTGTTCGTCGGGATTTACGACGGCTTCAACGGCCCAGACGCGACCGACTACCTCTTCGCGAACCTCTACGTAGCCGTGCACCGCGAGCTCAAGGGCGTGCTCTGGGACGACAACGAGGGCGGCGAGCCGGTGGCCAATGCCGATCACCCAGATGGAGGCAACGACAGCCCAGAATTTTACCGTAAGCCGACGAAGAGGGGACGAACGGAACAGCTGGAGATGATCGATGGTGCCACAACCGGGGGTGGCACAACGAAAACAATTCAACGCGACGTCCTCAAGGCGCTGGCCCGGGCGCTGAGGAAGACGGAGGAGGCCTTCTTCGAGGCAGCGGAGCAAAACGCGGAGGAGagcccggagcttgggctgatggggTCGTGCGTGctggtgatggtgatgaaggaCAAGGACGTGTACGTGATGAACGTTGGGGACAGTCGTGTTGTGCTGGCGCGGAGGCGGGAGGCCGACATCAGGAACATCATCGGCAAGGCGAGGCAAGAATTGGACGGCCTGCAGACCGTGCAGCTCACCGCCGAGCACAGCACCGCTGTTGAGGAG GAGGTGATGAGGATCAGAGGCCAGCATCTGAATGATCGCAACGCCATCATCAACGGCAGGGTGAAGGGGCAGCTCAACGTCACCAGAGCATTTGGGGCGGGCTACCTGAAGCAG CCAAAGTGGAACAATAGGTTGCTAGCAGCGTTCAAGGTTAACTACATCGGCATGGACCCCTACCTCAACTGCATCCCGTCACTGTGCCACCACCAGATCGGTCCAGAAGACAAGTTTCTGGTGCTGTCGTCTGACGGGCTCTATCAGTATTTCACCAACAAGGAGGTTGTTGATCAGGTCCAGATGTTCACAGCCGCAAATCCCGAAGGCGATCCCGCACAGCATCTCGTCCGAGAACTTCTGCTCCGGGCTGCAAGGAAGGCTG GTATGGAGTGCCATCAACTGCTCGAGGTGCCGCACGGCGACAGGAGGAACTACCATGACGACGTGTCGATCATCGTGATCTCGTTCGAGGGGAGGCTCTGGAGGTCGACCTTCTAG